A window of the Lactuca sativa cultivar Salinas chromosome 5, Lsat_Salinas_v11, whole genome shotgun sequence genome harbors these coding sequences:
- the LOC111887013 gene encoding pollen-specific protein SF3 produces MAGGFVATTQKCAVCDKTVYLVDRLAANQRIYHKACFRCHHCNRTLKLSNFNSFDGVVYCKPHFDQLFKRTGSLEKSFDGTPKFKIEKPVNAENAAKVSNLFGGTREKCVGCSKTVYPTERVTVNGSAYHRSCFKCCHGGCTISPSNYIAHEGRLYCKHHHIQLFKSKGNYSQLEVNGEESAPAPAPES; encoded by the exons ATGGCCGGAGGGTTTGTAGCAACAACACAAAAATGTGCAGTTTGTGATAAAACTGTATATTTGGTTGATCGGCTAGCAGCCAATCAACGTATTTATCACAAAGCCTGTTTCCGATGCCATCATTGCAACCGTACCCTCAAG CTTAGCAACTTCAATTCTTTCGACGGAGTCGTGTATTGCAAGCCTCACTTTGATCAACTCTTCAAGAGAACTGGCAGCTTGGAAAAGAGCTTTGACG GAACACCAAAGTTCAAGATTGAAAAACCTGTTAACGCTGAG AATGCAGCCAAAGTCTCAAATTTATTCGGGGGTACTAGAGAGAAATGTGTTGGGTGTTCCAAGACCGTTTATCCAACTGAAAGG GTTACTGTTAATGGATCTGCATACCATAGAAGCTGTTTCAAGTGCTGCCATGGGGGGTGCACCATAAGCCCTTCAAATTACATTGCTCATGAGGGCAGGTTGTATTGCAAGCATCACCATATTCAACTCTTCAAGTCTAAAGGAAACTATAGCCAACTTGAGGTCAATGGAGAAGAATCTGCTCCTGCTCCTGCTCCTGAATCATAA